The following are encoded together in the Naumannella cuiyingiana genome:
- a CDS encoding AraC family transcriptional regulator, which yields MIRAAALRGLPALVDELGADGAALARRHGVPPELLEVAGPPTHGSELIRADDAAALIEAGAEATGRSDFGLTLAERHGPEMLGPLALVLENSSTLDEALELASRYLFIHSPAIRVFLVADHDEGSAVAGLRYESERAGPQGCEFGVGVFHRIVLALAGGPYGLVSVHLPHPPQSSRQRYRDFFGAEVSFNRPASVLWVPNGLGASAPTGGDSRLRHLALAHLEATFGPAEPRVGDQVRLVIEGALGSSLIRLEAVAATLGMHPRTLQRRLAREGLRFADLVDEVRRDNALDLIRRTDLQFRQIADLVGLSEPAALTRLVRRWTGRNPSAVRRSTTAPGVGSAHP from the coding sequence ATGATCCGCGCGGCAGCGCTGCGCGGGCTGCCTGCGCTGGTCGATGAGTTGGGCGCCGACGGCGCTGCTCTCGCGCGCCGCCACGGCGTACCGCCGGAGTTGCTCGAGGTCGCCGGACCGCCGACCCACGGCTCGGAACTGATCCGGGCCGACGATGCGGCGGCACTGATCGAGGCCGGGGCCGAGGCCACCGGTCGCTCCGATTTCGGTCTGACGCTCGCCGAGCGGCACGGACCGGAGATGCTCGGGCCGCTGGCGCTGGTGCTGGAGAACTCCTCGACCCTGGACGAGGCGCTCGAGCTGGCCTCGCGCTACCTGTTCATCCATTCACCGGCGATCCGGGTCTTCCTGGTCGCCGACCACGACGAGGGATCCGCCGTCGCGGGTCTGCGCTACGAGAGCGAGCGGGCGGGCCCACAGGGCTGCGAGTTCGGCGTCGGGGTGTTCCACCGGATCGTGCTCGCGCTGGCCGGCGGCCCCTACGGCCTGGTCTCGGTGCACCTGCCGCACCCGCCGCAGTCGTCCCGGCAGCGCTACCGGGACTTCTTCGGCGCCGAGGTGTCGTTCAATCGGCCGGCGTCGGTGCTGTGGGTGCCGAACGGGCTCGGCGCATCGGCGCCGACCGGCGGCGACTCCCGGCTGCGCCATCTGGCGCTGGCCCACCTGGAGGCCACCTTCGGGCCCGCCGAGCCGCGCGTCGGTGACCAGGTTCGGCTGGTCATCGAGGGGGCGCTGGGCAGCTCACTGATCCGGCTGGAGGCCGTCGCCGCCACCTTGGGGATGCATCCGCGTACCCTGCAGCGCCGGCTCGCCCGGGAGGGGCTGCGGTTCGCCGACCTGGTCGACGAGGTACGCCGGGACAATGCGCTCGACCTGATCCGGCGTACCGACCTGCAGTTTCGCCAGATCGCCGACCTGGTCGGGCTGAGCGAACCGGCCGCGCTGACCCGGTTGGTGCGGCGCTGGACGGGGCGCAACCCGAGCGCGGTACGCCGGAGCACGACCGCGCCCGGCGTAGGGTCGGCTCATCCGTAG
- a CDS encoding alpha-L-fucosidase, whose amino-acid sequence MSDNEPLRRGRPRFARLLAVTAATTLVATLAPGAARAAGSDAANVGFGGSLVGTQAYTTAGDEVLRGTLRRMDGGEEQLAGVGVRLAGGSQGIRVEPSELSLGADTATTGFLAEMRFTPAGGAGELATLFSAGGGLQVRAQGGSLSYGFDYRDGASWTRASRSVPLPTAGTEHNLALDYRPTGGGGAALRVWLDGTELPTAQGAPFAVADPSAFGFGNDVHPSAGNRGFPGDLRRIRLAPAPASAGYDNFEFQPSGPTEPEPEPECTPLNAEPSVAISVSPADCTENIVRKASLIRPTPQQYAWQRDELSAFIHFGINTFYDQEWGHGTEDPARFDPTDLDTDQWARELADAGFQRVILTVKHHDGFLLYPSRYSDHSVAASPWRDGRGDLVREFVDSARKYDLKIGFYLSPADSNQELKGVFGNGSPRSERVIPTPVPGDDRTGGPTFTYQATDYGAYFLNTLYEVLTQYGEVSEVWFDGAQGNTGATETYDYEAFYDLIGELQPDAVIAVGGNDVRWVGNEAGIARENEWGPVPVRVKASSRVDYADTYDNPATGSRENLIETVRADQADEIRWWPAEADFKLTQGWFAHPNDRPKSTTELMDIYEKSVGRNSVFLMNVPPTTTGRFSEASVAALRAFRTELDRVYGTDLAAGRPVITRDTAERARAGRAVGERTAITDGDPLTAWSSGQVGAGSVEIDLGGARRVSRFRLAEEVSEHGQQVESFTVEARVDGQWRTVAERGSIGMSRIIRLDTPVNADKVRVSVTGSRAPAYLAQVSVYG is encoded by the coding sequence GTGAGCGACAACGAACCCCTCCGTCGGGGGCGTCCCCGATTCGCACGCCTGCTGGCCGTCACCGCCGCCACCACCCTGGTCGCGACGCTCGCCCCCGGCGCCGCCCGCGCGGCCGGGAGCGATGCCGCCAATGTCGGCTTCGGCGGCTCGCTGGTCGGCACGCAGGCCTACACCACCGCCGGTGATGAGGTGCTGCGCGGCACCCTGCGCCGGATGGACGGCGGCGAGGAACAACTCGCCGGCGTCGGCGTGCGACTGGCCGGCGGCAGCCAGGGCATCCGCGTCGAGCCCTCGGAACTGTCACTCGGCGCGGACACCGCGACCACCGGTTTCCTCGCCGAGATGCGCTTCACGCCCGCGGGCGGCGCCGGGGAGCTGGCCACGCTGTTCTCCGCCGGCGGCGGCCTGCAGGTTCGCGCCCAGGGCGGCAGCCTCAGCTACGGCTTCGACTATCGCGATGGCGCGAGCTGGACCCGGGCCTCGCGCAGCGTGCCGCTGCCCACCGCGGGCACCGAGCACAACCTGGCGCTGGACTACCGGCCGACGGGCGGCGGTGGCGCCGCGCTCCGGGTCTGGCTGGACGGGACCGAGCTGCCGACCGCCCAGGGGGCGCCCTTCGCCGTGGCCGACCCGTCGGCCTTCGGCTTCGGCAACGATGTCCACCCCTCGGCCGGCAATCGCGGCTTCCCGGGCGACCTGCGCCGGATCCGGCTGGCGCCGGCGCCGGCATCGGCCGGCTACGACAACTTCGAGTTCCAGCCGTCCGGGCCCACCGAGCCCGAACCCGAACCCGAGTGCACGCCGCTGAACGCCGAGCCGTCGGTCGCGATCTCGGTGAGCCCTGCCGACTGCACCGAGAACATCGTTCGGAAGGCCTCGCTGATCAGGCCGACGCCGCAGCAGTACGCGTGGCAGCGCGACGAGCTGAGCGCCTTCATCCACTTCGGGATCAACACGTTCTACGACCAGGAGTGGGGCCACGGCACCGAGGACCCGGCCCGGTTCGACCCGACCGACCTCGACACCGACCAGTGGGCCCGAGAGCTCGCCGACGCCGGCTTCCAGCGGGTCATCCTCACCGTGAAGCACCACGACGGCTTCCTGCTCTACCCCTCGCGCTATTCCGATCACTCCGTGGCCGCGAGCCCGTGGCGCGACGGCCGGGGCGACCTGGTCCGCGAGTTCGTCGACTCGGCACGCAAGTACGACCTCAAGATCGGCTTCTACCTCTCCCCCGCCGACTCCAACCAGGAGCTGAAGGGCGTCTTCGGCAACGGTTCGCCGCGCTCGGAGCGGGTGATCCCGACCCCAGTGCCCGGCGACGACCGCACCGGCGGCCCGACGTTCACCTACCAGGCAACCGATTACGGCGCCTACTTCCTGAACACGCTGTATGAGGTGCTGACCCAGTACGGCGAGGTCAGCGAGGTGTGGTTCGACGGCGCGCAGGGCAACACGGGCGCGACGGAGACCTACGACTACGAGGCGTTCTACGACCTGATCGGCGAGCTGCAACCCGATGCGGTGATCGCCGTCGGCGGCAACGACGTGCGTTGGGTGGGCAACGAGGCCGGCATCGCGCGCGAGAACGAGTGGGGCCCGGTTCCGGTCCGGGTCAAAGCGTCGAGCCGCGTCGACTATGCCGACACCTACGACAACCCGGCCACCGGCAGCCGGGAGAACCTGATCGAGACCGTACGGGCGGACCAGGCCGACGAGATCCGCTGGTGGCCGGCCGAAGCCGACTTCAAGCTGACCCAGGGCTGGTTCGCCCACCCGAACGACCGGCCGAAGTCCACGACCGAGCTGATGGACATCTACGAGAAGTCGGTCGGGCGCAATTCGGTCTTCCTGATGAATGTCCCGCCGACCACCACCGGCCGGTTCTCCGAGGCATCGGTTGCCGCGCTGCGGGCCTTCCGCACCGAGCTGGACCGGGTCTATGGCACCGATCTGGCCGCCGGGCGTCCCGTGATCACCCGCGACACCGCCGAGCGCGCGCGGGCCGGCCGGGCCGTCGGCGAGCGGACCGCGATCACCGACGGGGATCCCCTGACCGCCTGGAGTTCCGGGCAGGTCGGCGCCGGATCGGTGGAGATCGATCTCGGCGGCGCGCGCCGGGTCTCGCGCTTCCGGTTGGCCGAGGAGGTGTCCGAGCACGGCCAGCAGGTCGAGTCGTTCACCGTCGAGGCGCGCGTCGACGGCCAGTGGCGCACGGTGGCCGAGCGCGGTTCGATCGGGATGAGCCGGATCATCCGGCTCGACACCCCGGTCAACGCCGACAAGGTCCGGGTCAGCGTGACGGGCTCGCGGGCACCGGCGTACCTGGCGCAGGTGAGCGTCTACGGATGA
- a CDS encoding ABC transporter ATP-binding protein translates to MAKRDSRPVLEVKKLTRRYGPVTIVDNFNLAVRPGEAVALTGRNGAGKSTVLRCLVGADSADEGSVELDGTRVSETDPRIRRDLAVVIDDLDFFPDLSVVEHLDLLARAHGVDDADELVDAVLHEVQLVGQSGQLPGTLSSGQRRRLALATAFVRPARLLVLDEPEQRLDVEGVAWLAERLKADREAGVAIVMATHDPVLSEHVATRTVELGGPRG, encoded by the coding sequence ATGGCCAAACGCGACTCGCGCCCCGTGCTCGAGGTGAAGAAGCTCACCCGCAGGTACGGACCCGTCACCATCGTGGACAACTTCAATCTCGCCGTGCGACCCGGCGAGGCCGTCGCACTGACGGGCCGCAACGGCGCGGGCAAGTCGACGGTGCTGCGCTGCCTGGTCGGCGCCGACAGCGCCGACGAGGGCAGCGTCGAACTGGACGGGACGCGGGTCAGCGAGACCGACCCACGGATCCGGCGTGATCTTGCCGTGGTGATCGACGACCTGGACTTCTTTCCCGACCTCAGCGTCGTCGAGCACCTCGACCTGTTGGCCCGCGCCCACGGCGTCGACGATGCCGACGAGTTGGTCGACGCCGTGCTGCACGAGGTGCAGCTCGTCGGCCAGTCGGGTCAGTTGCCCGGCACGCTCTCCTCGGGCCAGCGCCGGCGTCTGGCCCTGGCCACGGCCTTCGTCCGGCCGGCCCGGCTGCTGGTCCTGGACGAGCCGGAGCAGCGCCTCGACGTCGAGGGCGTGGCCTGGCTGGCCGAACGCCTGAAGGCCGACCGGGAGGCCGGAGTGGCGATCGTGATGGCCACCCACGACCCGGTGCTCAGCGAGCACGTCGCCACCCGCACCGTCGAGCTCGGCGGGCCGCGCGGATGA
- a CDS encoding TM0106 family RecB-like putative nuclease, which translates to MSAGFLLDSYAARSCAVKTHNRFDATVPPQPASDESLPEVFAGGAEHARQMLDALADAVPATIDLRGIDSPTERTARTADAIALGLSLIIAGSPPVDGLGRRTGRPAALLRGPNRADGTAGYFPVLTRFGKLTERRRQSRPSEAAEGAVIRIAALTRPEFSASRGDPERSWRTRNEGLLLQAAHHWRMLQAAGWAAGGPPRAALIGTDRRVTWIDLGQAFLRTYSASSPTGWRLRSPLERYDHEFRFRVKVAKVALRRTGGPQDPAPLVRPIRIRECDHCVWWENCRGQLDDDDLSLRIDKSPLDIREISALRGLGVETVHDLVGADLDRLKIDYLPLVRHRPGAERRLELAARRADLLARDVALERLTSGPIEVPAADVEIDLDIETSRSERVYLWGFRVHDVAAGSPPEFVEFSAWWELDARGERALAVRAIRWLRQLVASGRTVRVYHYSDYEVVQLRRLAAAGDPELAWALEFAREGFCDLYRVVADHYFGAHGLGLKTVATRGAGFTWRDEDPGGLNSLTWFDEAVHAVDPVERAAARARVLAYNEDDVTATWQLRRWLREQQ; encoded by the coding sequence ATGAGCGCTGGGTTCCTGCTCGACTCCTACGCCGCGCGCTCCTGCGCGGTGAAGACCCACAATCGTTTCGACGCCACCGTGCCGCCGCAGCCGGCCAGCGACGAGTCGCTGCCCGAGGTGTTCGCCGGCGGCGCCGAGCATGCGCGCCAGATGCTCGATGCGTTGGCCGACGCGGTGCCGGCGACCATCGACCTGCGCGGGATCGACTCGCCCACCGAGCGCACCGCCCGCACGGCCGACGCGATCGCGCTGGGGCTTTCGTTGATCATCGCCGGCAGCCCGCCGGTCGATGGCCTCGGCCGCCGCACGGGCCGGCCGGCGGCGCTGCTGCGCGGCCCGAACCGGGCCGACGGCACGGCGGGCTACTTCCCGGTGCTGACCCGGTTCGGCAAACTCACCGAGCGCCGCCGTCAGTCCCGGCCCAGCGAGGCCGCCGAGGGCGCGGTGATCAGGATCGCCGCGCTCACCCGACCGGAGTTCTCGGCCAGCCGCGGCGATCCGGAACGATCATGGCGAACCCGCAACGAGGGCCTGCTGCTGCAGGCCGCCCACCACTGGCGGATGCTGCAGGCCGCCGGCTGGGCGGCCGGCGGGCCGCCCCGGGCGGCGCTGATCGGCACCGATCGCCGCGTCACCTGGATCGACCTGGGCCAGGCCTTCCTGCGCACCTATTCGGCGTCCAGCCCGACGGGTTGGCGGCTGCGCTCGCCGCTGGAGCGCTATGACCACGAGTTCCGGTTCCGGGTCAAGGTGGCCAAGGTCGCGCTGCGGCGTACCGGCGGCCCGCAGGACCCGGCACCACTGGTTCGGCCGATCCGGATCCGCGAATGCGATCACTGCGTCTGGTGGGAGAACTGCCGCGGGCAGCTCGACGATGATGATCTTTCGCTACGGATCGACAAGAGCCCGCTGGACATCCGCGAGATCTCGGCGCTGCGCGGCCTCGGCGTCGAGACCGTGCATGACCTGGTCGGGGCAGATCTGGACCGGCTCAAGATCGACTACCTGCCGCTGGTGCGGCACCGTCCGGGTGCCGAACGGCGGCTCGAACTGGCCGCCCGGCGGGCCGACCTGCTCGCCCGCGACGTCGCCCTCGAGCGGCTGACCAGCGGCCCGATCGAGGTGCCCGCGGCCGACGTCGAGATCGACCTCGACATCGAGACGTCGCGCTCCGAACGCGTGTACCTGTGGGGTTTCCGGGTGCACGACGTCGCCGCGGGCAGCCCGCCGGAGTTCGTCGAGTTCTCCGCCTGGTGGGAGCTGGACGCGCGCGGCGAGCGAGCGCTGGCGGTGCGGGCGATCCGCTGGCTGCGGCAACTGGTGGCGTCCGGGCGTACCGTCCGGGTCTATCACTATTCCGACTACGAGGTGGTCCAGCTCCGCCGGCTCGCCGCCGCCGGCGATCCGGAGCTGGCCTGGGCGCTGGAGTTCGCGCGCGAGGGGTTCTGCGATCTGTACCGGGTGGTGGCCGATCACTACTTCGGCGCCCACGGACTCGGGTTGAAGACGGTCGCGACGCGCGGTGCCGGGTTCACCTGGCGCGACGAGGATCCGGGCGGGCTGAATTCGCTGACCTGGTTCGACGAGGCGGTGCATGCCGTCGATCCGGTCGAACGAGCCGCGGCCCGGGCCCGGGTGCTGGCCTACAACGAGGACGATGTGACCGCGACCTGGCAGTTGCGCCGCTGGCTGCGCGAGCAGCAATGA
- a CDS encoding o-succinylbenzoate synthase, whose protein sequence is MPARPAASAAIAWRLPMRTRFRGLTERTGMLVPGPAGWAEWSPFADYTGAELVPWLRAADEARTLGFPEPVRRRVPVNATVPAVDPERAHAIAARSGCGTAKVKVAEPGQRLADDLARVEAVRDALGPGGRVRVDANGAWSVDEAITALGALARLGLEYAEQPCASTEDLAELRRTLARRGIDVPIAADESIRRSGDPERVVALGAADIAVLKVQPLGGVRACLALADRLGLPVVVSSALETSIGLDAGLALAAALPELPYACGLNTGPLLDGDLVAEPLRAVDGEIAVPAAPPAPDPELLAAAADGAPAAHWADRLAATRALAEYEYAR, encoded by the coding sequence GTGCCCGCACGCCCCGCCGCGAGCGCCGCCATCGCCTGGCGGCTGCCGATGCGTACCCGCTTCCGCGGGCTCACCGAGCGCACCGGCATGCTCGTGCCCGGGCCGGCGGGCTGGGCGGAGTGGAGCCCGTTCGCCGACTACACGGGCGCGGAGCTGGTGCCGTGGCTGCGCGCCGCGGACGAGGCGCGCACGCTCGGCTTTCCCGAGCCGGTCCGCCGCCGCGTACCCGTCAATGCGACCGTGCCCGCCGTCGATCCCGAGCGCGCGCACGCGATCGCCGCGCGGTCCGGCTGCGGCACCGCGAAGGTCAAGGTGGCCGAGCCCGGCCAGCGCCTCGCCGACGACCTCGCCCGGGTGGAGGCGGTACGCGACGCGCTCGGCCCCGGCGGCCGCGTGCGCGTCGACGCCAACGGCGCCTGGTCGGTGGACGAGGCGATCACCGCGCTCGGAGCTCTCGCCCGCCTCGGCCTGGAGTACGCCGAGCAGCCGTGCGCCAGCACCGAGGACCTGGCCGAGTTGCGCCGGACGCTGGCCCGCCGCGGGATCGACGTGCCCATCGCGGCCGATGAGTCCATCCGGCGCAGCGGCGATCCCGAGCGGGTGGTGGCGCTGGGGGCCGCCGACATCGCCGTGCTGAAGGTCCAGCCGCTCGGCGGGGTCCGCGCCTGCCTGGCGCTGGCCGATCGGCTCGGGCTGCCGGTGGTGGTCTCCAGCGCGCTGGAGACCTCGATCGGCCTGGACGCCGGGCTGGCACTGGCCGCGGCGCTGCCCGAACTGCCGTATGCCTGCGGGCTGAACACCGGGCCCCTGCTCGACGGCGATCTGGTCGCCGAGCCGCTGCGCGCCGTCGATGGCGAGATCGCCGTGCCGGCCGCGCCGCCGGCCCCCGATCCCGAACTGCTCGCCGCCGCGGCCGACGGCGCCCCGGCCGCCCACTGGGCCGACCGGTTGGCCGCGACGCGCGCCCTGGCCGAATACGAGTACGCCCGATGA
- a CDS encoding DUF6297 family protein → MKITTSPPGRGLERELRDQIREWRQGRATKKLSEALSDAYVLIFAVVVIGAMLINVLLTAQVTASQCAEGSCLAARTLLPVATWAGVVAIAIAVARLFGPVVASTAEGFWLMDAPVDRGRLLTGRLAGVLAAATGIGAAAGALITLLTGTQPAGVIAWALASGLAAAALTAFAAAEQGAERTIFVRLAEVAFGLSALAAILLVVAIAADWVRLAIAPAVEVQLAFVIAAASLLVLIISAVLARARLTAIRRVRLTSGGALVKGLSGSLFALDFGLAHDILTEQRAKERGHVRPTRGRGQGPSALVWRDLQRLLRRPQVLIGPVVAVVVPYAAAALGLGTVASPLTAIALFWALVPMLGGLRVLSRSPGIARALPFAGSRIRVAQVLVPAVVAIVYAVATVPAYVGLGAGGRPLLEAVEVAVITAAAGLLAAVRWITAKPANYQAPAVASPIGSLPTGMIGNLVRGFEVAFLITIPLVFGLPMVISLLIAVITAIVLFGGGVNMEELQRQQAEQRRRMDAERR, encoded by the coding sequence ATGAAGATCACCACCTCGCCGCCCGGGCGCGGCCTGGAACGCGAGCTGCGCGACCAGATCCGCGAATGGCGCCAGGGACGCGCCACCAAGAAGCTGTCCGAGGCGCTGTCCGATGCCTACGTATTGATCTTCGCGGTCGTGGTGATCGGCGCCATGTTGATCAACGTGCTGCTGACCGCCCAGGTGACGGCGAGCCAATGCGCCGAGGGCTCCTGCCTGGCCGCGCGCACCCTGTTGCCGGTGGCCACCTGGGCGGGCGTGGTGGCGATCGCGATCGCGGTCGCGCGGCTCTTCGGGCCGGTGGTCGCCTCGACCGCCGAAGGTTTCTGGTTGATGGACGCGCCGGTCGATCGCGGCCGGCTGCTCACCGGCCGGTTGGCGGGAGTGCTCGCGGCGGCGACCGGCATCGGGGCAGCGGCGGGCGCGCTGATCACCCTGCTCACCGGCACCCAACCCGCGGGCGTGATCGCCTGGGCCCTGGCGAGCGGGCTCGCCGCCGCCGCGCTGACCGCCTTCGCCGCGGCCGAGCAGGGGGCCGAGCGGACCATCTTCGTCCGGCTCGCCGAGGTGGCGTTCGGGCTGTCCGCACTCGCGGCGATCCTTTTGGTGGTGGCGATCGCCGCCGACTGGGTACGCCTGGCGATCGCACCCGCCGTGGAGGTGCAACTCGCGTTCGTGATCGCGGCCGCCTCCTTGCTGGTGTTGATCATCTCCGCGGTGCTGGCGCGGGCCCGGCTGACGGCGATCCGCCGGGTCCGGTTGACCAGCGGCGGTGCCTTGGTGAAGGGCCTGTCGGGCTCGTTGTTCGCGCTCGACTTCGGCCTCGCCCATGACATCCTGACCGAGCAGCGGGCGAAGGAACGCGGCCACGTCCGGCCGACCCGCGGCCGCGGCCAAGGCCCGTCCGCCCTGGTCTGGCGCGATCTGCAGCGGCTGCTGCGCCGGCCGCAGGTGCTGATCGGTCCCGTGGTGGCCGTCGTCGTGCCCTATGCGGCCGCCGCGCTCGGCCTGGGCACCGTCGCCTCGCCCCTCACCGCGATCGCCCTGTTCTGGGCGCTGGTGCCGATGCTCGGCGGCCTGCGGGTCCTCTCCCGCAGTCCCGGGATCGCCCGGGCGCTGCCCTTCGCCGGCTCCCGGATCCGGGTCGCGCAGGTGCTCGTGCCCGCGGTGGTCGCGATCGTGTACGCCGTGGCCACCGTTCCCGCCTATGTCGGCCTCGGCGCGGGCGGGCGCCCGTTGCTGGAGGCGGTCGAGGTGGCCGTGATCACCGCCGCGGCGGGCCTGTTGGCGGCCGTCCGCTGGATCACCGCGAAGCCCGCCAACTATCAGGCCCCTGCGGTGGCGAGCCCGATCGGCTCGCTGCCGACCGGCATGATCGGCAACCTGGTCCGAGGCTTCGAGGTGGCGTTCCTGATCACCATTCCGCTGGTCTTCGGGCTGCCGATGGTGATCTCGCTACTGATCGCGGTGATCACCGCGATCGTCCTGTTCGGGGGCGGGGTGAACATGGAGGAGTTGCAGCGCCAGCAGGCCGAACAGCGGCGCCGGATGGATGCCGAGCGGCGCTGA
- a CDS encoding demethylmenaquinone methyltransferase: MQTGYRASLTKRRGEVAAMFDRVADRYDLTNDVLSLGLAPTWRAATVRAVDPRPGMRILDLAAGTGTSTRPLADAGAVGVPADLSLGMLRAGKGRQPDLPFVAADALALPFADDAFDAVTMSFGLRNVEDTSAALRELRRVTRPGGRLVVCEFSTPTWGPFREAYTGYLLAALPAIARATSSNPDAYVYLAESIRAWPDQRGLADLIAGAGWGEVAWNNLSGGIVALHRATAR, translated from the coding sequence ATGCAGACCGGTTATCGCGCCTCCCTGACCAAGCGCCGCGGCGAGGTCGCGGCCATGTTCGACCGCGTCGCCGACCGCTATGACCTGACCAACGATGTGTTGTCGCTCGGGCTGGCGCCCACCTGGCGGGCGGCGACCGTGCGCGCCGTCGACCCGCGGCCGGGCATGCGGATCCTCGATCTGGCCGCGGGCACGGGCACCTCGACGCGCCCGCTCGCCGACGCCGGGGCGGTGGGCGTACCGGCAGACCTGTCGCTCGGCATGTTGCGGGCCGGGAAGGGCCGCCAGCCCGATCTGCCGTTCGTGGCCGCCGACGCGCTGGCCCTGCCCTTCGCCGACGACGCCTTCGATGCCGTCACGATGTCGTTCGGGCTGCGCAATGTCGAGGACACCTCGGCGGCGCTGCGCGAGCTGCGGCGCGTGACCCGCCCGGGCGGGCGGCTGGTGGTCTGTGAGTTCTCGACGCCGACCTGGGGGCCGTTCCGAGAGGCCTACACCGGCTATCTGCTCGCCGCCCTGCCAGCCATCGCCCGGGCCACCTCCTCCAATCCCGACGCCTACGTCTACCTGGCCGAGTCGATCCGGGCCTGGCCGGACCAGCGCGGGCTCGCCGACCTGATCGCGGGGGCGGGGTGGGGCGAGGTCGCCTGGAACAACCTCTCGGGCGGCATCGTCGCCCTGCACCGCGCCACGGCGAGATGA
- the menD gene encoding 2-succinyl-5-enolpyruvyl-6-hydroxy-3-cyclohexene-1-carboxylic-acid synthase, whose product MTAMDLARVVIAELVAGGVADVVVAPGSRNAPLGFAAWQAAERGELALHVRIDERDAGFTALGLAIGGGRPVAVITTSGTAVANLHPAVLEAAHGRRPLIVISADRPGYLIGSGANQTTDQRGIFAPAVRDDAQLADADDQPGHWRFAVRRLLAAATGLRDRRPGPVHLNVALRPPLVPGPADRELAPARPFRAEPAPAPDPVRLPAAPRTVVLAGDADPAVGAAARALAEAAGLPLLAEPSSNARAGGSAIGAYRLLLDRFADRIERVIGFGHPTLSRPVSRLLAREDVELIMVSPTADWIDPGLAADRVVDAVIVDGRGDPGWLVDWRTADAELGAALVDALDRAGAITGPALGAAVWSALSGVTARGDVLVLGSSNPVRDVDLAPIGEQAPVTFANRGLAGIDGTVATAAGIALGAGRPVQLLVGDLTFLHDVNGLLLGPDEPRPDLRIIVANDDGGSIFATLEQGAPEHAGAFERIFGTPHGTDLAALAAAYRVPYQRIDDLSVLGKQLARAPRGIEMIEVPLDRTGRRELDQRLRSLGRGESPG is encoded by the coding sequence ATGACCGCGATGGACCTCGCCCGCGTCGTGATCGCGGAACTGGTCGCGGGCGGCGTGGCCGATGTCGTGGTGGCCCCGGGCTCGCGCAATGCCCCGCTCGGCTTCGCCGCCTGGCAGGCCGCCGAGCGCGGGGAGCTCGCCCTGCACGTGCGGATCGATGAGCGGGACGCCGGCTTCACCGCGCTCGGTCTGGCCATCGGCGGCGGCCGCCCGGTGGCGGTGATCACCACCTCTGGTACCGCCGTCGCCAATCTGCATCCCGCCGTGCTGGAGGCCGCCCACGGCCGTCGCCCGCTGATCGTGATCAGCGCCGATCGGCCCGGCTACCTGATCGGCTCCGGCGCCAACCAGACCACCGACCAGCGCGGCATATTCGCCCCGGCGGTACGCGACGACGCCCAGCTCGCCGACGCCGATGATCAACCGGGGCACTGGCGGTTCGCGGTACGCCGACTGCTGGCCGCGGCGACCGGGCTGCGCGACCGCCGGCCCGGGCCGGTGCACCTCAATGTCGCCCTCCGCCCGCCGCTGGTGCCCGGCCCGGCCGACCGCGAGCTCGCCCCCGCGCGGCCCTTCCGCGCCGAGCCCGCGCCCGCGCCGGATCCCGTGCGGCTGCCCGCCGCACCGCGCACGGTCGTGCTGGCCGGCGACGCCGATCCCGCGGTCGGCGCAGCGGCCCGTGCGCTGGCCGAGGCGGCGGGGCTGCCGTTGCTCGCGGAGCCGTCGTCCAATGCGCGCGCCGGCGGGTCCGCGATCGGCGCCTATCGGCTGCTGCTGGACCGCTTCGCCGACCGGATCGAGCGGGTGATCGGCTTCGGCCATCCGACGCTGTCCCGTCCGGTGTCTCGGCTGCTCGCCCGCGAGGACGTCGAGCTGATCATGGTCAGCCCGACGGCGGACTGGATCGATCCGGGGCTGGCGGCCGACCGGGTCGTCGACGCGGTGATCGTCGACGGTCGTGGCGACCCCGGCTGGCTGGTCGACTGGCGCACCGCCGATGCCGAGCTGGGCGCGGCGCTCGTCGACGCCCTGGACCGCGCCGGCGCGATCACCGGCCCGGCGCTCGGCGCCGCGGTCTGGTCGGCGTTGTCCGGGGTGACGGCACGCGGCGACGTGCTGGTGCTCGGCTCATCCAATCCGGTGCGCGATGTCGATCTTGCTCCGATCGGCGAACAGGCGCCGGTGACGTTTGCCAACCGGGGGCTGGCCGGCATCGACGGCACCGTCGCCACTGCCGCCGGGATCGCCCTCGGCGCCGGCCGGCCCGTCCAGCTCCTGGTCGGCGACCTGACCTTCCTGCACGACGTGAACGGACTCCTGCTCGGCCCGGACGAACCGCGCCCGGACCTGCGGATCATCGTCGCCAATGACGACGGCGGTTCGATCTTCGCGACCCTGGAGCAGGGCGCGCCCGAACACGCGGGCGCCTTCGAGCGGATCTTCGGCACCCCGCACGGGACGGACCTGGCCGCGCTCGCCGCGGCGTACCGCGTGCCCTACCAGCGAATCGACGATCTTTCGGTGCTGGGCAAGCAGCTCGCTCGCGCGCCGCGGGGCATCGAGATGATCGAGGTCCCCCTCGATCGGACCGGCCGGCGCGAGCTGGATCAGCGGCTGCGATCCCTCGGGCGCGGCGAGTCGCCCGGCTGA